The Cyanobacteria bacterium GSL.Bin1 genome includes the window AGAAGGCGTAATCTGCGACTGCTTTTGATTGTGGAAGGGTTGCCTTAATTTTTACTGAAAGAATAGAAACTGGGACTTTTTTTATCTGTCTCTCAGGTAAAATTCAGATTAAGGTGAGTTGATCATAACTATAGTGCTTGCCGTTTTTGGGTTAACTTCAAGATGAATTACAGTTTCGATTATGGTTTCTTCGGCTTATTCTTCCGACTATTGCGCTCGCCGTTTAAGGCTTCTCGCTGATGAGACGCGCTTTCAAGTGTTGCAACTGTTACGAGAGAAACCACGTTATGTCGGGGAAATCAATCAACTGATTCCTATTGAACAGAGTTTGTTATCCCATCATCTGAAAATTTTGCGAGAGGAAGGATTGGTGAAAGCCCAACGCATTGGCAAAGGTGTTTTGTATGACTTAGCGCCAGAAGTGGCTCAGTTCCGGGAAAAAGGGTTTAATCTGGGCTGTTGCTTATTGGAATTTCACTGATTCTCATTTTGGCAATTTTGAAACAACGGTGAGCCAGGACATGACAAAATGATTTTCCTAGCTTTCCCTTCCTATGGAAAAGACAGGAAAAAAATATTTGGTTCTTTTACATGAAAACTTATTTATATGAAATTTAATTGATATGACAACCCAAGAATTGATTAAACCGATTGGCATCGGCTTCCTTTTAATCGGAGTTTCTGCTTGTGGCAATGACTCCTCAACCCAAACCTTAACTTTAACGGGATCCAGTACCGTTGCCCCGGTTGCCTCAGAAATTGCGAAAGCCTATGAAGAAAATCATCCCGAGGTGGAAATTAATGTGCAAACGGGGGGATCTTCTCGGGGAATTGCTGATGCGCGCTCAGGTGTGGCGGATATTGGCATGGCTTCCCGTACGCTCGCTGCTGAGGAATCGGACTTGATGGCGCATACTATTGCTCGGGATGGCGTTACAATCATTGTTCACCAGGATAATCCGGTTACCTCTCTCAGCAATCAACAAATTATTGATATCTACACTGACAAAATTAACAATTGGCAAGCCGTGGGGGGAAACAATGCGCCGATCACGGTGGTGCATAAATCTGCGGGTCGTGCTACCCGAGAGGTGTTTCTGAACTTTTTTGAACTAGAACCACAACAAGTGGTTCCCGATACGATTATCGGCGATAACGAACAAGGGATTAAAACGGTTGCGGGTAATGCAAACGCGATTGGATATGTCTCGATTGGTGCAGCAGAAGTGAACCGCGATCAGGGGACTGCGATTCAGTTATTGCCTCTGGCAGGAATCGAAGCCTCTACCGAAACCTTGAGTCAAGGGCAATTCCCCCTCAGTCGCCCCCTGAATTTCGTTACCAACGGTGAACCTACGGATTTAGCCCAAGCGTTTATTGAATTTGCACAATCGTCTCAAGTCCATGACATTATTCAAGAGCAATCTTTTAGCCCAGTTTCCCAGTGAAGCGATTATTCTCTGGTTGCTACGTCTCATGGCGCTGATTTGCGGTGCAATTTTACTGCTGATTGTTATTTTTCTGACATGGAAAGCCTTCCCGATTTTCAGTGAGATTGGACTGGTCAAGTTTTTTACGGATCGCAGTTGGCACCCCACTGCTGGAGAATACAATTTCATCCCGATGCTATTGGGAACCATTTTGACCAGTTTGGGGGCGATTCTGGTGGCAACCCCAACTGGGGTCATTTCTGCGATTTTTACTCACTATTATGCCCCGATCGCGATCGCGCTGATTTATCGCCGATCGCGATCGCGCTGATTTATCGCCGTCTCATTGAACTTCTAGCTGGTATTCCTTCCGTAGTTTATGGGTTTTGGGGATTGGTGGTTCTCGTCCCGTTAATTAACCAGATTCAGTCGCCAGGGGCAAGTTTACTCGCTGGCATTTGCATTTTAAGTCTAATGATTCTGCCCACAGTAGCACTGGTAACGGATTCCAGTTTTGCTAATGTTCCTGTTCAATATTTAAGCAGTGCTCAGGCGTTGGGATTAGGTCGCTTTGCCACGGTTTGGGGGGTAGTGTTACCCGCCAGTAAATCTGGGATTGTAGCAGGAATCGTGTTAGCAACAGGACGAGCGTTAGGGGAAACCATGGCGGTGGTGATGGTGTGTGGGAATGTGGTGCAAGTTCCTAATAGTTTATTCGATCCCGTGCGTACCTTAACAGCCAATATTGCGTTGGAAATGGGCTATGCCATGAGCACTCATCGCTCTGCTTTATTTTTCAGTGGGTTGATGTTAATGGCGCTAGTGACGGTGTTAATTGGTTTTGGGAGAACACAAGCAGACTGATGTTCAACGACTCCCTCTAACTCTCTTGGGAGAGTATAGAGGGAGATTGAGAGTTCCAACGCTCTCCTAAATAGTTGAATAGCCGATTTAGCCCTGATCTGGTACAGACTTCCGAATACTCCTCTAGTTCGGATTATCTCTAAAACTCGTTGGAGGGTTGCCTTAAGAAGGGACATCTTGGTCAGGGTGGGCGAAGAGGCTGAAAACTTTATCACGAGAGGATTTTCTCCATGTATCGTGTTCCAGTTCTATCAAAAAACGGAGAACCACTAATGCCGACTAAGGCGAGTCGTGCTAGACGCTGGCTCAAAGAAGGGAAAGCCGTAATTTACAAAAACGACTTACATTCTTTCGCGGTTCAATTAACTGTAGATTCTGGAGAAGAAACCCAACCCGTAGCGGTGGGAATTGACCCAGGGAAACATTATTCAGGGATCGGGGTTCAATCATCTAAAGCCACCTTGTTCACCGCTCACTTAGAGCTACCCTTTCAACGGGTTAAAGACCGAATGGAAACCAGAGCGATGATGCGAAGAGGAAGAAGAGGACGACGAATTAACCGTAAGCTCCCTTTTAACTTACGCGCTCACCGTCAAAAACGCTTTAATAATCGTAGAGGTCACAAGCTCCCTCCTAGTATCAGAGCCAACCGTCAGCTAGAATACCGTGTAGTCAAGGAGTTATCGGGGTTGTTTCCCATTTCTTCTATCATCTACGAAATCGTTAAAGCAAAAGGGGATAAGGGATTTTCTCCTGTGATGGTAGGTCAAAAAGTGATGACGGAACAGTGGCTTCCTGAAATAGCACCCGTCACCACTAAATACGGTTGGGAAACTTCAGCAAGACGAGAGATGCTTGGGCTAGAAAAAGATAGAGAAAAGTCTAATCAAACCCCTGCTACTCATGCGGTAGATGGTGTGGCTTTAGCTTCATATCAGTTCTTAAAGTACAAGCGTATTCAAGGATACAAGGGATGGTTTGAGGGAAGTGTTGAACTTGAGTAATTGGTGTAATAATACGCATCCGGTTATGTTGTTCATTCGCAACAACAATCATGGAACGCCCTTGCAGTTGAAATTGCCATTGTTGTTGATTAATTCGATTAACATTACTCGCTTCTTGGCGAATAATCGTATTGACTGATTCTAGGGTCATGGTTTGGAGTTCAGTGGATGGTTGGGTTTGGGCAAGTAATAAAGATTGGTTTTCTCTCAGTAAAGGGAAAAGAAACCCCATTGAACTACCAAGAAAAACCCCTAAGCATAAGGAGAATTGATGTTTGTTTAGTAACATTGATCAGACATACTAACTGTCTTCCTGAGGATAGCTTCCTTGGCTGAAAATTAAATGAGAACAGTCGTTCTCCTTACTTCATTTTTCCGAACAACCAAAAATTAGTAATATTGTTCTACCAATTCTTGTAAGTTTCCGACGTTAGTTCCTTGACCGATTACTTCCACTTGCCATTGCTCATTATTTTCGGTTTGACGATAAATTTCAGCTAGAATAATCCCTGTTTTCGACTTACAACAATCATCTTCCGATAAACAATAACGAGCAATTTCTATTTCATGTTCCATATCCACTAATCGGACATAGGCATTATTGACCTGTCCTAAATTTTGTTTCCGTGGACCGGCTTCATAAATATTAGCAACGATTAGCAACTTTTTAATTCGTTTTGGGACTTGTGGTAATGTCACTAAAATTTGCTCTTTATCATTGATTTCACTATCATCTTCATCATTTTCTGTTGCATGAAGAGTAGTATGTTCTCCAGTTAAGTTATCTCCTAAGTGACTAATTGCTCCTGAAGAATGAGTTAGACTTCCATAATAAACAACATCAGTGCTTTTTTCCAATTTTCCATTTTCATTCAGACATAAGGCAGAAATATCTAAATCAAAATCGGGTTGAAATAACTTTTTCCAACCTTTTTGAGGTCTTAATTCCCAACCTAAACCGCAAAGTAATGCGTTTAAGCCAGGTACTTGTTTTTTGAGAGAAAAACGTTGCCCCGTCGTTAATTGAATTCCCATTTTGATGCTCTATATTATACTGACTCTGACTAACCCCTTAATCTAGCAATCTGACCTTAATTTTTCCTGAATTGGCAATTTTCTCCTCCTAATGTTGTGAGGAATAGGGGAGAGTGTAAGCTAAATCAAGTGACTTAATAAGGGAAGGTTAATCACGGTGAAAACAACGGATACAAGTGATTCTAGTTCTTTGAGCCTAAAAAAAAACGCTTTTGGGATTAGGGGTGTTTATTTTGTTAACTGGCAATATTTTGGTCTTGACGAATTATCTTAAACCCTCTGATTCGATGATGGGAACTGTCGCTTCGATCAGGGAACAAGCCCGTTATGCTCTCCATGGTGGCTTTACTCGTGAATACTATAATCGAACCAATCTGAGACAAAATTCGATCTTAGTTCGTTACCAAGAGCGCGATCGTGCGAATCCTACTGATTAAGTAAAGTCAGTGGTTTATCGGTAAAAACAAAAACCATTCGCTATTACGAAGATTTAGGTTTAATTCATGTGGTCCAATGATCGCGCGGTGGGTTTTGTTTATTTGACGAGAAAATGACCCTGATTCGCTTATAATTTATTAAACAGGCGCAAAGTTTCGGAATGAGTTTAAGCGAAATCAAAGAGTTTTTAACCGTGCGCGATCGAATCTTTGATTCGGTGAGCGGAGTTCAATCGCGGTGAAATTCCTTGTCACGAAGTTAAGGAAAAACTAAAAAATAAAATGACTCAAATTGACCAAAAAATTCAAGCACTACAACATCTACAAACTCAAATTAAATCCCTTTTAGCTGGGGCTGATCCCATTTTAGAAACCCCAGAAGACGATCGCGTTTGTCCCATTATTCAACCTAAGTAATCGTTTAAAAAGCGCTGAAACCCAAGTATATCCAGAAAATTGCCTGATCGAAGTAAAACCAGTACTGTATATAGGTTTGAGGCTATTTTGGTAAGGGTTTCAGCCGAAAATTTATACGGTTAATTTTGCATGGGCACTTAGGCTGTTTCAATAGACTTTAATTCACTGCCATTTTGCGCTTTAGTAGTTGTAATATTCCAAAAGTGCCAACTCCAATTGAAACCGCGATCGCGACAATAATCCCTTGTAGGCTAGTTATCCAAATTCCCTTGAGGATCAACATAGCTGTTCCTAAAACCCAGAGAAAATCACTGCAAGAAAAATAAAGGAGCAGCTTTTTGGATAGTGTCGCCTGTCGTGAAGCCCAAATTAAATGCAAACCATTAATTGCCAATCCAGTACCTATAATCGTGAGAGTTAACAGTGGCATTGGCTGATCTGGGCTCAAAAACTTAGCAATTGGCTCAGGGATTAAAATAAAAACAACACCAAACAGAAGGCAACTTGTCGCATTTGACCGCAAAATGATTTTTAACATTGTCATCTCTTTCTGATGTAAACTAGGTTAACATACATACACAAGATACAAGGATTTTAGATTGATGTCAACTAGGTTTACAAATGAAGCACCATCTATGGCTGGGAGTAACACCTTGCAATTATTTTTAGAAACAGCCCAGATTAATCTCCTGATCTCAAAGTACCTTGCAAATACTTTAAGTGAGAGGGGCTATCACTCAGTTACGCCAGCTATGTTACAGTTCCTGAGTGCTTTGGAATGTGGAGCGAATTATGCTTCAGAAATTGCACGACAACTTGGTGTATCTAGACAAATGGTTAGAAAAACAGTTAAGGAATTATCCCAAGCAGGTTATCTGCAACAGATTCAGAGTCCCAAACGCCAAAAGCAAATTCGATTCACAGCAGAAGGGGAAGCCTTGATTGCGGAAGCCAGAGAAATTCTTGTGCAATTAGATCAAAACCTTTTCCAAGAGATTGATAAAAATTCTATTCAGAAGACATTAGAGCAACTACGCACAATACAAGCGGTATTACAAGAAGATTAATCCACGTATGAAGCATTAGGAGTGGAAGAATATTGGATTATTGATGTGGAACAAGGGAAAATCCTTGCTTTTGCTATGAATACAGAAGGTAGCTTTAAATTAATAAATTTCAAGTATTATCAGGATTAGACATTTCATTATCCTTGACACTATAAACTGTCATCAATCCCCAAAACCAATTGATTTTGTATCGATCTACGTTGAGGACAACTTGATCGGTTTCCTTCAACAACTGTACGCACTCCTGCTTACCATAGGTTTTGAAATGTGCCCTATTCAACCAACGTAAAAATCCATCAAGCAAGCGACAAGTTAAGTAATCGTGGCACCAATCCGTGATGACAAGTTTGCCGCTTGGACGCAGAACCCGTCGCATTTCTCGCAGCGCCAGAACCGGTTCCTGAAGATAGTGGAACATATTGCATGAGATAATAATATCAAATTGCTCTGCTTCAAAAGGGAGCCTTTGGGCCCAACCTTGGTAAAGTTTCACCCTTTCAGGAAGTCTTTGGCGTGCGATCTCCAGCATCGGCGAGACTGGATCGATGCCAGACAGATTCACTTTGGGGTAACGTTCTGATAGACGTTGTAAGAGAGTGCCACTTCCACAGCCAACATCGAGAAGTTGATCAGTAGGGGTTAAAGTCACCCGCTTCAGGGTTTCACGGGTTGTTGCCTCGATATAAAAAGACCATTTTTGATCGTAGATGGCTGCCAGTCGGGAGTATTCCTTTAATTGTTTCTCAGATTCAGTTGTTAATTTGAATGAAGTCAAACAGCACAATTTCACTTGATCATGGACATTGCCAATCATTCTAATTCGATTACCGAAATCGCTGAGCAAACATTAGAAGAAGCAATGATTTATTATCAGGGTTCGCCAGTGGGAATTGTTGCTGCCTGTGATGCCAAAGAAGAGG containing:
- a CDS encoding metalloregulator ArsR/SmtB family transcription factor, with protein sequence MVSSAYSSDYCARRLRLLADETRFQVLQLLREKPRYVGEINQLIPIEQSLLSHHLKILREEGLVKAQRIGKGVLYDLAPEVAQFREKGFNLGCCLLEFH
- a CDS encoding solute-binding protein; translated protein: MTTQELIKPIGIGFLLIGVSACGNDSSTQTLTLTGSSTVAPVASEIAKAYEENHPEVEINVQTGGSSRGIADARSGVADIGMASRTLAAEESDLMAHTIARDGVTIIVHQDNPVTSLSNQQIIDIYTDKINNWQAVGGNNAPITVVHKSAGRATREVFLNFFELEPQQVVPDTIIGDNEQGIKTVAGNANAIGYVSIGAAEVNRDQGTAIQLLPLAGIEASTETLSQGQFPLSRPLNFVTNGEPTDLAQAFIEFAQSSQVHDIIQEQSFSPVSQ
- a CDS encoding TerD family protein, which codes for MGIQLTTGQRFSLKKQVPGLNALLCGLGWELRPQKGWKKLFQPDFDLDISALCLNENGKLEKSTDVVYYGSLTHSSGAISHLGDNLTGEHTTLHATENDEDDSEINDKEQILVTLPQVPKRIKKLLIVANIYEAGPRKQNLGQVNNAYVRLVDMEHEIEIARYCLSEDDCCKSKTGIILAEIYRQTENNEQWQVEVIGQGTNVGNLQELVEQYY
- a CDS encoding MarR family transcriptional regulator → MSTRFTNEAPSMAGSNTLQLFLETAQINLLISKYLANTLSERGYHSVTPAMLQFLSALECGANYASEIARQLGVSRQMVRKTVKELSQAGYLQQIQSPKRQKQIRFTAEGEALIAEAREILVQLDQNLFQEIDKNSIQKTLEQLRTIQAVLQED
- a CDS encoding methyltransferase domain-containing protein; protein product: MIGNVHDQVKLCCLTSFKLTTESEKQLKEYSRLAAIYDQKWSFYIEATTRETLKRVTLTPTDQLLDVGCGSGTLLQRLSERYPKVNLSGIDPVSPMLEIARQRLPERVKLYQGWAQRLPFEAEQFDIIISCNMFHYLQEPVLALREMRRVLRPSGKLVITDWCHDYLTCRLLDGFLRWLNRAHFKTYGKQECVQLLKETDQVVLNVDRYKINWFWGLMTVYSVKDNEMSNPDNT